The following proteins are encoded in a genomic region of Candidatus Thermoplasmatota archaeon:
- the mobB gene encoding molybdopterin-guanine dinucleotide biosynthesis protein B codes for MKNPAVFGFYGYSKKGKTSLIIRIIKQLEKQGYKTAVIKMTDKKTTMDIKGKDTYIFTQAGARLAVLKSQNETDIIIKRKQDLDEIIKNIGTLGIYDIILVEGANDRNTQKIRIGDIPERPNTIHHYKGDFNKLFGLIKKQIEQQKQGSKEKLEIKVNDKNIQLNEFTKKFIKNTIYGMLKTLKGVKEIKKLEINYEES; via the coding sequence GGAAAAACTAGTTTAATCATAAGGATAATAAAACAACTAGAAAAACAAGGATACAAAACAGCGGTCATAAAAATGACAGATAAAAAAACTACGATGGATATCAAAGGAAAAGATACCTATATATTTACACAAGCTGGGGCTAGACTAGCGGTACTAAAATCACAAAATGAAACAGATATAATAATAAAAAGAAAACAGGATTTAGATGAAATAATAAAAAACATTGGCACTCTAGGAATTTACGATATTATATTAGTTGAAGGAGCAAATGATAGAAATACACAAAAAATAAGAATAGGAGATATACCAGAAAGACCAAACACTATACATCATTATAAAGGTGATTTCAACAAATTGTTTGGTTTGATTAAAAAACAGATAGAGCAACAAAAACAAGGTTCTAAAGAGAAATTAGAGATTAAAGTCAACGATAAAAATATACAATTAAACGAGTTTACCAAAAAGTTCATAAAAAACACCATATATGGTATGCTAAAAACACTTAAGGGCGTAAAAGAAATTAAAAAATTAGAGATAAACTACGAAGAATCATAG